One genomic region from Stackebrandtia nassauensis DSM 44728 encodes:
- a CDS encoding daunorubicin resistance protein DrrA family ABC transporter ATP-binding protein gives MTTPAVRVRGLTKSFGSVEAVRGIDLDVGKGEMFGFLGPNGAGKTTTIKILCTLSTPTSGTAEVAGWDVGRDRAAVRRAIGLVFQEPTLDAYLTAEQNLAFHGELYGMPRSLLRERIGVVLEMVDLADRRRDAVKTFSGGMKRRLEIGRGLMHAPSVLFLDEPTIGLDPQTRAAIWDYIGQLRRTQDITIFVTTHYMDEADHCDRIAIIDDGRIVVTDTPDALKRGVGADRVQLRTADDAAAIVRLAERFGIEAATHEHQVTFAVSEGAQFIPRLVTELGVGIDSVTVTRPSLDDVFMAHTGRTLRDAETGGTKGALAMMGGRR, from the coding sequence ATGACGACACCGGCGGTCCGGGTACGCGGACTGACGAAGAGCTTCGGCTCCGTTGAGGCGGTGCGCGGCATCGACCTCGACGTCGGCAAGGGGGAGATGTTCGGCTTCCTCGGCCCCAACGGGGCGGGCAAGACCACCACGATCAAGATCCTGTGCACGCTGTCGACACCCACTTCCGGCACCGCCGAGGTCGCCGGGTGGGACGTCGGCCGCGACCGGGCGGCGGTGCGCCGCGCCATCGGGCTGGTGTTCCAGGAACCCACATTGGACGCCTACCTGACGGCCGAGCAGAACCTGGCCTTCCACGGCGAGCTGTACGGCATGCCGCGTTCGCTGCTGCGCGAACGCATCGGCGTCGTCCTGGAGATGGTCGACCTGGCCGACCGGCGTCGGGACGCGGTCAAGACCTTCTCCGGCGGCATGAAACGGCGGCTGGAGATCGGCCGGGGCCTGATGCACGCGCCGTCGGTGCTGTTCCTCGACGAACCCACCATCGGGCTGGATCCACAGACCCGCGCGGCCATCTGGGACTACATCGGACAGCTGCGCCGCACCCAGGACATCACGATCTTCGTCACCACGCACTATATGGACGAAGCCGACCACTGTGACCGGATCGCGATCATCGACGACGGCCGGATCGTGGTGACCGACACCCCCGACGCGCTCAAACGCGGCGTCGGCGCCGACCGCGTCCAACTGCGCACCGCCGACGACGCGGCCGCGATAGTTCGGCTGGCGGAGCGGTTCGGCATCGAGGCCGCCACCCACGAGCACCAGGTGACCTTCGCCGTCTCCGAAGGCGCGCAGTTCATCCCGAGGCTGGTCACCGAGCTCGGCGTCGGCATCGACAGCGTCACCGTGACCCGGCCCAGCCTCGACGACGTATTCATGGCACACACCGGACGCACCCTGCGCGACGCCGAGACCGGCGGCACGAAGGGCGCGCTGGCGATGATGGGAGGACGGCGATGA
- a CDS encoding TetR/AcrR family transcriptional regulator C-terminal domain-containing protein, whose amino-acid sequence MSVTRDDIVREAVELLKQDGLDALSLRKLAARLKITAPTLYWHVANKRELLDLVAEELVRAQRETQLPEPPPGQPWWDWLRLRLWDMFDALITIRDAPRVLAGNRPRLESLSHIDQTLKTLMDAGLPPADAQQALFTLGSYVVGSAIEWQAEADRAREGIGIDAEVVTAIKSGEFPHIEIAMRGVNEQPPEATFGFGLDLLIDALRARYAPDHDRDTPLSVES is encoded by the coding sequence ATGAGTGTGACCAGGGATGACATCGTGCGCGAGGCCGTCGAGCTGCTCAAGCAGGACGGCCTGGACGCGTTGAGTCTGCGAAAACTGGCCGCCCGGCTGAAGATCACGGCCCCGACGCTGTACTGGCACGTGGCGAACAAGCGCGAACTGCTGGACCTGGTGGCCGAGGAACTGGTGCGGGCGCAGCGTGAAACCCAGCTGCCCGAACCACCGCCGGGCCAGCCATGGTGGGACTGGCTGCGACTTCGCCTGTGGGACATGTTCGACGCGCTCATCACGATCCGCGACGCCCCCCGGGTGCTGGCGGGCAACCGGCCGCGGCTGGAATCGTTGAGCCACATCGACCAGACCCTCAAGACGCTCATGGACGCCGGCCTGCCGCCCGCCGACGCGCAGCAGGCGCTGTTCACGCTCGGCTCATACGTCGTGGGTTCGGCGATCGAATGGCAGGCCGAGGCCGACCGCGCCCGCGAGGGCATCGGCATCGACGCCGAGGTGGTCACGGCGATCAAGAGCGGCGAGTTCCCCCACATCGAGATCGCCATGCGCGGCGTCAACGAGCAGCCGCCCGAGGCCACCTTCGGGTTCGGGCTCGACCTGCTCATCGACGCGCTGCGCGCCCGCTACGCGCCGGACCACGACCGCGACACCCCGCTGTCCGTCGAGTCGTAA
- a CDS encoding phosphotransferase family protein — translation MLPVDIRALVPHPEGTAVWVIETDGGLALPSVTIDADGPNDDLAPKLAALAKAHGIDSPFLRRVGLTKHDGRDLILKEFEPLPATGRRWLPLDELARLDLPEDLRPALATWTAYQRGAEYPEFRPAWTRPGWHASTRRWLTDQLTRRDIEPVGEPTLVQQWAISSVLKQPTREHGDHYLKSVFGSPGRAFWHEPALSATLAREHPGQVPAVTTIDSDRGLMLMPDMGITYVDEFPVERWDGGLRVLAEIQRHWANRRDELLALGCPDRDFATTADQLAAALADPLFADKLDPAVHKRVSELMPRWRQLLLDATQWPVPLSLSHGDFHPGNVGLRADGSTCVFDWSDGAWSHPFLDVEVYVRNSGEAQTRLWDVYLDHWTDYAPLSELRQLIPSVNLLGLLYRTVTYHGLLTNVDPDDRFVFGEFAELHWTKSLEAWDAMA, via the coding sequence GTGCTTCCTGTCGACATCCGCGCCCTGGTCCCGCATCCGGAGGGCACCGCCGTCTGGGTCATCGAAACCGACGGCGGCCTCGCGCTGCCGTCCGTCACGATCGACGCGGACGGTCCGAACGACGACCTCGCGCCGAAACTGGCCGCCTTGGCCAAGGCGCACGGCATCGACTCGCCGTTCCTGCGCCGCGTCGGCCTGACGAAACACGACGGACGCGACCTGATCCTCAAGGAGTTCGAACCGCTGCCCGCCACCGGCAGACGGTGGCTGCCCTTGGACGAGCTGGCACGGCTGGACCTGCCCGAGGACCTGCGGCCCGCCCTGGCCACCTGGACCGCCTACCAGCGCGGCGCGGAATACCCCGAGTTCCGGCCCGCGTGGACCCGCCCCGGCTGGCATGCGAGCACCCGACGGTGGCTGACCGACCAGCTGACGCGGCGCGACATCGAGCCCGTCGGCGAGCCGACGCTGGTGCAGCAGTGGGCGATCTCCTCGGTGTTGAAGCAGCCCACTCGCGAGCACGGCGACCACTACCTCAAGTCGGTGTTCGGCAGCCCCGGGCGGGCGTTCTGGCACGAACCGGCGCTGTCGGCGACCCTCGCCCGCGAGCACCCCGGCCAGGTCCCTGCCGTCACGACGATCGACTCCGACCGGGGCCTGATGCTCATGCCCGACATGGGAATCACCTACGTCGACGAATTCCCGGTCGAGCGCTGGGACGGCGGCCTGCGGGTGCTGGCCGAGATCCAGCGGCACTGGGCCAACCGCCGCGACGAACTGCTGGCGTTGGGCTGCCCCGACCGCGACTTCGCCACCACCGCCGACCAGCTCGCCGCCGCGCTGGCGGATCCGCTGTTCGCCGACAAACTCGACCCTGCCGTCCACAAGCGAGTCTCGGAGCTGATGCCGCGCTGGCGTCAGCTGCTACTGGACGCGACACAGTGGCCGGTCCCGCTGTCCCTGTCGCACGGCGATTTCCACCCCGGCAACGTCGGACTGCGCGCCGACGGCAGCACCTGCGTCTTCGACTGGTCGGACGGCGCCTGGAGCCACCCGTTCCTGGACGTGGAGGTCTACGTCCGCAACAGCGGCGAGGCCCAGACGCGACTGTGGGACGTCTACCTGGACCACTGGACCGACTACGCGCCGCTTTCCGAACTGCGGCAACTGATCCCGTCGGTGAACCTGCTCGGACTGCTGTACCGCACGGTCACCTACCACGGCCTGTTGACCAATGTCGACCCCGACGATCGGTTCGTGTTCGGCGAGTTCGCCGAACTGCACTGGACCAAGTCGCTGGAAGCCTGGGACGCGATGGCCTAG
- a CDS encoding MFS transporter: protein MTAPAAVTATSTADGGAARRGPMLATLLIAWFMAQFDFFVVNVAAPSLSHNLNVTPAALELVVGGYAFTYAAGMITGGRLGDRLGHRRMFVYGMAAFTLASVLCGLAMNPGQLIAFRLLQGLTGAAMVPQVLALITATFPVAERPKALGWYALTGGLASISGQVLGGLLVDVNLFGLEWRTIFLINLPIGLLTVPLALKLLPRHTPGARIGLDPVGAIGMALTLGAVLVPLGLGNSQHWPLWTWLSLGAAVPLAVFTVWWQRRLHRGGGQPVLELALFKVKTYAAGMAAGAAFMVYWAGFMFTLALLLQSGYEFTAFQAGLCFLPMGVLFSTAALAGGRLVRRFGLRVPLTGSIIVLIGLLVAIAAMWTSTDAANLPLLIVGFSIMGTGNGLLLPQLVSASLTEVRREQAGIGAGMVATSQQFAQAAGAAILGAVFFAVVHNREGLAAYDTAMERVLYIDLGLLAVVASLVIYLHRHAKL from the coding sequence ATGACAGCCCCCGCCGCCGTGACAGCCACCTCGACGGCGGACGGCGGCGCGGCGAGACGCGGGCCGATGCTGGCCACCCTGCTGATCGCCTGGTTCATGGCCCAGTTCGACTTCTTCGTCGTCAACGTGGCCGCGCCCTCGTTGTCCCACAACCTGAACGTCACCCCCGCCGCCCTGGAACTCGTCGTCGGCGGCTACGCCTTCACCTACGCGGCGGGCATGATCACCGGCGGACGACTGGGCGACCGGCTCGGCCACCGACGCATGTTCGTCTACGGCATGGCCGCGTTCACCCTCGCGTCCGTCCTGTGCGGCCTGGCGATGAACCCGGGGCAGCTCATCGCCTTCCGGCTGTTGCAGGGCCTGACCGGCGCGGCGATGGTGCCCCAGGTCCTGGCCCTCATCACCGCCACCTTTCCGGTCGCCGAGCGCCCCAAGGCCCTGGGCTGGTACGCGCTCACCGGCGGCCTGGCCTCCATCTCCGGCCAGGTGCTGGGCGGCCTGCTGGTGGACGTGAACCTGTTCGGCCTGGAGTGGCGCACCATCTTCCTCATCAACCTGCCCATCGGCCTGCTCACGGTCCCGCTGGCCCTGAAACTGTTGCCCCGCCACACACCCGGCGCCCGCATCGGCCTGGACCCGGTCGGCGCCATCGGCATGGCCCTGACACTGGGAGCGGTCCTGGTGCCGTTGGGTCTGGGCAACAGCCAGCACTGGCCGCTGTGGACCTGGCTGAGCCTCGGCGCGGCGGTGCCGCTGGCGGTGTTCACGGTGTGGTGGCAGCGCCGCCTGCACCGCGGCGGCGGCCAGCCGGTGCTGGAACTGGCGCTGTTCAAGGTGAAGACCTACGCGGCCGGAATGGCCGCCGGAGCCGCGTTCATGGTCTACTGGGCCGGGTTCATGTTCACCCTCGCACTGTTGCTCCAAAGTGGCTACGAGTTCACGGCTTTCCAAGCCGGACTGTGCTTCCTGCCGATGGGCGTCCTGTTCTCCACCGCCGCGCTGGCGGGCGGCCGACTGGTGCGACGGTTCGGGCTGCGGGTGCCCCTCACCGGCTCCATCATCGTCCTCATAGGCCTGTTGGTCGCGATCGCCGCCATGTGGACCTCCACCGACGCGGCGAACCTGCCGCTGCTCATCGTCGGCTTCAGCATCATGGGCACCGGCAACGGACTGCTGCTGCCGCAACTGGTCAGCGCCTCGCTGACCGAGGTGCGCCGCGAGCAGGCGGGCATCGGCGCGGGCATGGTCGCCACCAGCCAACAGTTCGCCCAGGCCGCGGGCGCGGCGATCCTGGGCGCGGTGTTCTTCGCCGTGGTCCACAACCGCGAGGGCCTGGCCGCCTACGACACCGCGATGGAACGGGTGCTGTACATCGACCTGGGGCTGCTGGCCGTGGTCGCGAGCCTGGTCATCTACCTGCACCGTCATGCGAAACTGTGA
- a CDS encoding VOC family protein — translation MVTIGSIVLHVSDNIRAAEFWKGALGYVALPNNPDFLAPADGNGPRLHLDEDDRTHLDLYAADKREQEAEVERLISLGAKRVDWDYPDGADFVVLADPDGNLFCVIDTSH, via the coding sequence ATGGTGACCATCGGATCGATAGTTCTACACGTATCGGACAACATCCGGGCGGCCGAGTTCTGGAAGGGCGCGCTGGGATACGTCGCCCTGCCGAACAACCCGGACTTCCTGGCCCCGGCCGACGGCAACGGCCCCCGGCTGCACCTGGACGAGGACGACCGCACCCACCTCGACCTGTACGCGGCCGACAAGCGGGAGCAGGAGGCCGAGGTCGAGCGGCTCATCTCCCTGGGCGCCAAGCGCGTCGACTGGGACTACCCCGACGGCGCCGACTTCGTGGTGCTGGCCGATCCCGACGGCAACCTGTTCTGCGTGATCGACACCAGCCACTAG
- the dapB gene encoding 4-hydroxy-tetrahydrodipicolinate reductase has translation MLDEETMSEVAPDAIRVGVLGARGRMGTEVCKAVDAAPDMELVAMVEVGDWLFNMSDAGAEVVIDFTRPEVVMDNLHWCIDQGIHTVVGTTGFTPERIKRVEHWLSAKPGLGSIIAPNFGIGAVLMMRFAQAAAKHFESAEVVEFHHPNKVDAPSGTATRTAELIAAARKEAGLGASPDATTQALDGARGADVEGVKVHAVRSAGMIAHQEVILGGAGETLTLRHDSVDRASFMPGVLLATRAVRSKPGLTVGIDSLLD, from the coding sequence ATGCTTGATGAGGAGACGATGAGCGAGGTCGCCCCCGACGCCATCCGCGTGGGTGTCCTGGGCGCTCGCGGCCGGATGGGCACCGAGGTGTGCAAGGCCGTCGACGCGGCGCCGGACATGGAACTGGTGGCGATGGTCGAGGTGGGGGACTGGCTGTTCAACATGTCCGACGCCGGTGCCGAGGTCGTCATCGACTTCACCCGCCCCGAGGTCGTCATGGACAACCTGCACTGGTGCATCGACCAGGGCATTCACACCGTCGTCGGCACCACCGGCTTCACACCCGAGCGGATCAAACGGGTGGAGCACTGGCTGTCGGCCAAACCCGGACTCGGTTCGATCATCGCCCCCAACTTCGGGATCGGTGCGGTGCTGATGATGCGGTTCGCCCAGGCCGCGGCCAAGCACTTCGAGTCGGCCGAGGTGGTGGAGTTCCACCACCCCAACAAGGTCGACGCCCCCAGCGGCACCGCCACCCGCACCGCCGAACTCATCGCCGCGGCCCGCAAGGAAGCCGGGCTGGGCGCCTCACCCGACGCCACCACCCAGGCCCTGGACGGGGCCCGTGGCGCCGACGTCGAGGGCGTGAAGGTGCACGCGGTGCGCTCGGCGGGCATGATCGCCCACCAGGAGGTCATCCTGGGCGGTGCCGGTGAGACGCTGACGCTGCGGCACGACTCGGTGGACCGCGCCTCGTTCATGCCCGGCGTGCTGCTGGCCACCCGCGCGGTGCGCTCGAAGCCGGGCCTGACGGTTGGCATCGACTCGCTGCTGGACTGA
- a CDS encoding M16 family metallopeptidase, with product MVRQSQAPSGRHAFEPVSVSANGSRPLGMTRAFTRTLADDPLGGTVRRTVLPGGLRVLTESIPAMRSASVGVWVGIGSRDESQQLSGASHFLEHLLFKGTNRRSALDISAQIEAVGGETNAYTAKEFTCYYARVLDEDVPLAIDVLADVITDSKLDADDVETERGVILEEIAMQRDEPGDEVHDIFAALMFGDHPLAHDISGTPASIEAMDRDQIHRFYKRRYTAPHMVVAAAGNVDHEQVVTLVQKGFAPLLSDVDAEPAPLRDETATVPPAPTRLRVATRDSEQAHLVLGCHGLARRDERRFAFEVLGGILGGGMSSRLFHRIREDEGLAYSVFSSTSEYAETGLFSVYAGCTPDNAHRVLELTNEVLAEIAADGVTASELKRGKGMVKGGLVLGMEDTGSRMARLGRGELLFGDKLTVDEILAKVDAVTLADVAELAAVVLSRPRSLAVAGPFTESDFSGHVS from the coding sequence ATGGTTCGACAGAGCCAGGCGCCGTCTGGGCGTCACGCGTTTGAGCCAGTATCCGTATCCGCCAATGGGAGTAGGCCCCTCGGTATGACCCGCGCTTTCACACGAACGCTCGCGGACGACCCGCTGGGCGGCACGGTGCGCCGCACCGTGTTGCCGGGCGGGCTTCGCGTTCTCACCGAGTCGATCCCGGCCATGCGTTCCGCTTCGGTGGGCGTGTGGGTCGGCATCGGCTCCCGCGACGAGTCGCAGCAGCTGTCGGGGGCCTCGCACTTCCTGGAACACCTGTTGTTCAAGGGAACCAACCGCCGGTCCGCTTTGGACATATCGGCGCAGATCGAGGCCGTCGGCGGTGAGACCAACGCGTACACGGCCAAGGAGTTCACCTGCTACTACGCGCGGGTGCTCGACGAGGACGTGCCGTTGGCCATCGACGTGCTGGCCGACGTCATCACCGACTCGAAGCTGGACGCCGACGACGTCGAGACCGAGCGGGGCGTGATCCTCGAGGAGATCGCCATGCAGCGCGACGAACCCGGCGACGAGGTGCACGACATCTTCGCGGCCCTGATGTTCGGCGATCATCCACTGGCGCACGACATCTCGGGCACCCCCGCGAGCATCGAGGCGATGGACCGCGACCAGATCCACCGCTTCTACAAGCGGCGCTACACCGCCCCGCACATGGTGGTGGCCGCGGCGGGCAACGTCGATCACGAGCAGGTCGTCACGCTGGTACAGAAGGGCTTCGCGCCACTGTTGTCCGACGTGGACGCCGAACCGGCGCCGCTGCGGGACGAGACCGCCACGGTGCCGCCCGCTCCCACGCGGCTGCGGGTGGCGACCCGGGACTCCGAGCAGGCGCACCTGGTGTTGGGCTGCCACGGGCTGGCCCGCCGCGACGAGCGCCGCTTCGCCTTCGAGGTGCTGGGCGGGATCCTCGGCGGCGGCATGTCGTCGCGGCTGTTCCACCGGATCCGCGAGGACGAGGGGCTGGCCTATTCGGTGTTCTCGTCCACGTCCGAATACGCCGAGACCGGACTGTTCAGCGTCTACGCCGGGTGCACCCCCGACAACGCCCACCGGGTCCTGGAACTGACCAACGAGGTCCTCGCCGAGATCGCCGCCGACGGTGTCACCGCCTCCGAACTCAAGCGCGGCAAGGGAATGGTGAAGGGCGGACTCGTCCTGGGCATGGAGGACACCGGTTCCCGGATGGCCCGGCTGGGCCGGGGTGAACTGCTGTTCGGCGACAAGCTGACGGTGGACGAGATCCTGGCGAAGGTGGACGCGGTGACCCTGGCCGACGTGGCCGAACTGGCGGCCGTCGTGTTGAGCCGACCCCGTTCGCTGGCGGTGGCCGGTCCGTTCACCGAGTCCGATTTTTCCGGCCACGTATCCTGA
- a CDS encoding polyribonucleotide nucleotidyltransferase encodes MSTEESTRTPEVAALGEHTATAVIDNGAHGKREITFSTGRLAKQAAGSVLVQLGDTVVLSTTAAGKHPKEHFDFFPLTVDVEERMYAAGRIPGSFFRREGRPSEDAILTCRLIDRGLRPSFIKGLRNEVQVIETVLALDEAHPYDVVAMNGASASTALSGLPCQGPLGSTRVANINGEWVAFPTLEQLETATFDMVVTGRVVEGGDVAIMMVEAEATDKAVELIGGGSVAPTEEVVAAGLEAAKPVISELCRAQRELAGVAAKPAVEFPLFPEYGDDVFARVEAEVGTELAAGLTIADKQEREAELDRIKAALVEKIAGEFEEREGEIGSALRSLTKKLVRRRVLTEGVRIDGRGTRDIRPLSAEVKILPRVHGSALFERGETQIMGVTTLNMLRMEQAIDTLSPVSKKRYMHNYNFPPYSTGETGRVGSPKRREIGHGALAERAIVPVLPSREEFPYAIRQVSEALGSNGSTSMGSVCASTMSLMAAGVPLKAPVAGIAMGLISDEVDGKTEYVTITDILGAEDAFGDMDFKVAGTRNFVTALQLDTKLDGIPSDVLAGALSQAYDARQAIMDVMAEAIAEPSAMAETAPRVTTVKVPVDKIGMVIGPKGQTINSITEETGADISIEDDGTIYIGATTGPAAEAAVAMINGIANPTLPNVGDRFLGTVVKTAAFGAFISLVPGRDGLLHISKIGDGKRIDKVEDVLNVGDKIEVEIADVDGRGKIYLDKVYPEGQEPPKRPSGGDRGGREGDRGRGREGGGRDRGPRGDRGDRGPRGDRGDRGDRGPRESKPAEAEVVSESAEGDAGSGEPRQRRRRQRRTEED; translated from the coding sequence ATGTCCACAGAAGAAAGCACCCGCACGCCCGAGGTGGCGGCGCTGGGTGAACACACCGCGACCGCGGTAATCGACAACGGGGCGCACGGGAAGCGCGAGATCACCTTCTCCACCGGACGCCTCGCCAAGCAGGCCGCCGGTAGCGTCCTGGTGCAGCTGGGCGACACGGTCGTGCTGTCCACGACCGCCGCCGGCAAGCACCCCAAGGAGCACTTCGACTTCTTCCCGCTGACGGTGGACGTCGAGGAGCGGATGTACGCCGCCGGACGCATTCCCGGCTCGTTCTTCCGCCGCGAGGGCCGTCCCAGCGAGGACGCCATCCTCACCTGCCGTCTCATCGACCGCGGCCTGCGTCCCAGCTTCATCAAGGGGCTGCGCAACGAGGTCCAGGTCATCGAGACCGTGCTGGCCCTCGACGAGGCCCACCCGTACGACGTGGTGGCCATGAACGGCGCCTCCGCCTCGACCGCGCTGTCGGGGCTGCCGTGCCAGGGCCCGCTGGGCTCGACCCGCGTCGCCAACATCAACGGTGAGTGGGTCGCGTTCCCGACCCTGGAGCAGCTGGAGACCGCGACCTTCGACATGGTCGTCACCGGCCGGGTCGTCGAGGGTGGCGACGTGGCCATCATGATGGTCGAGGCCGAGGCCACCGACAAGGCCGTCGAGCTGATCGGCGGCGGTTCGGTCGCGCCGACCGAGGAGGTCGTGGCCGCGGGCCTGGAGGCCGCCAAGCCGGTCATCTCCGAGCTGTGCCGCGCCCAGCGTGAGCTGGCGGGCGTCGCGGCCAAACCGGCCGTGGAGTTCCCGCTGTTCCCCGAGTACGGCGACGACGTCTTCGCCCGGGTCGAGGCCGAGGTCGGCACCGAGCTGGCCGCCGGGCTCACCATCGCCGACAAGCAGGAGCGCGAGGCCGAGCTCGACCGGATCAAGGCCGCGCTGGTCGAGAAGATCGCCGGTGAGTTCGAAGAGCGCGAGGGCGAGATCGGTTCGGCGCTGCGGTCGCTGACCAAGAAGCTGGTGCGCCGCCGGGTCCTGACCGAGGGCGTGCGCATCGACGGTCGCGGCACCCGCGACATCCGGCCGCTGTCGGCCGAGGTCAAGATCCTGCCGCGAGTGCACGGATCGGCGCTGTTCGAGCGCGGCGAGACCCAGATCATGGGTGTCACCACGCTGAACATGCTGCGCATGGAGCAGGCCATCGACACGCTGTCGCCGGTCAGCAAGAAGCGCTACATGCACAACTACAACTTCCCGCCGTACTCCACCGGTGAGACCGGCCGCGTGGGTTCGCCCAAGCGCCGCGAGATCGGCCACGGCGCGCTGGCGGAGCGGGCCATCGTGCCGGTGCTGCCCAGCCGCGAGGAGTTCCCGTACGCGATCCGGCAGGTGTCGGAGGCGCTGGGCTCCAACGGTTCCACGTCGATGGGTTCGGTGTGTGCCTCGACCATGAGCCTGATGGCGGCCGGTGTGCCGCTGAAGGCCCCGGTCGCCGGTATCGCCATGGGCCTCATCTCCGACGAGGTGGACGGCAAGACCGAGTACGTCACCATCACCGACATCCTCGGTGCCGAGGACGCGTTCGGCGACATGGACTTCAAGGTCGCCGGTACCCGCAACTTCGTCACCGCGCTCCAGCTGGACACCAAACTGGACGGTATCCCGTCCGACGTGCTGGCCGGTGCGCTGTCGCAGGCGTACGACGCCCGCCAGGCCATCATGGACGTGATGGCCGAGGCGATCGCGGAGCCGAGCGCCATGGCCGAGACCGCGCCGCGCGTCACCACCGTCAAGGTCCCGGTCGACAAGATCGGCATGGTCATCGGCCCGAAGGGTCAGACCATCAACTCGATCACCGAGGAGACCGGCGCCGACATCTCGATCGAGGACGACGGCACCATCTACATCGGTGCGACCACCGGCCCGGCCGCCGAGGCCGCGGTCGCGATGATCAACGGCATCGCCAACCCGACGCTGCCGAACGTCGGCGACCGGTTCCTGGGCACCGTGGTCAAGACCGCCGCCTTCGGCGCCTTCATCTCGCTGGTGCCCGGCCGCGACGGTCTGCTGCACATCTCCAAGATCGGTGACGGCAAGCGGATCGACAAGGTCGAGGACGTCCTCAACGTCGGCGACAAGATCGAGGTCGAGATCGCCGATGTGGACGGTCGCGGCAAGATCTACCTGGACAAGGTCTACCCCGAAGGCCAGGAGCCGCCGAAGCGTCCCTCCGGCGGCGACCGTGGCGGACGCGAGGGCGACCGTGGCCGTGGCCGTGAGGGCGGCGGCCGTGACCGTGGCCCGCGTGGCGACCGGGGCGACCGTGGACCCCGCGGGGACCGTGGCGACCGCGGTGACCGTGGTCCGCGCGAGTCCAAGCCCGCCGAGGCCGAGGTCGTCTCGGAGTCGGCCGAGGGCGACGCCGGTTCGGGCGAGCCCCGGCAGCGTCGGCGCCGCCAGCGGCGCACCGAGGAAGACTAA
- the rpsO gene encoding 30S ribosomal protein S15, giving the protein MALDTATKAAIIKEYATFEGDTGSTEVQVALLSKRIADLTEHFKVHKHDHHGRRGLLLLVGQRRRLLKYLQSEDIERYRSLIKRLGIRR; this is encoded by the coding sequence ATGGCGCTCGATACTGCCACCAAGGCGGCCATCATCAAGGAATACGCCACCTTCGAAGGCGACACGGGATCGACCGAGGTCCAGGTGGCCCTGCTGTCCAAGCGGATCGCCGACCTCACCGAACACTTCAAGGTGCACAAGCACGACCACCACGGACGCCGCGGCCTCCTGCTGCTGGTCGGTCAGCGCCGTCGGCTGCTGAAGTACCTGCAGAGCGAGGACATCGAGCGGTACCGGTCCCTGATCAAGCGACTGGGAATCCGCCGCTAA
- a CDS encoding bifunctional riboflavin kinase/FAD synthetase encodes MQRWRGIDATPGSWGRSVVTIGVFDGVHRGHQHVIGRAVATAREAGVSSVVVTFDPHPSEVVRPGTHPAVLTELDRRGDLIAELGADGLCVLPFTRELSQLSPRDFARDMLAGGLGAQHVVVGENFRFGHKAAGDTGTLAELGTEFGFTVEAVKPVGESATVFSSTFVRSRLTDGDVEAAAEALGRPHRLSGMVVRGANRGGTQLGFPTANLRHAEHAAIPADAVYAGWLTWAGSPEPLAAAISVGTNPTFHGTGRTVEAHILDFDTDIYGEPVSLDFVARLREQRTYDALPALIAQIDADVIDTRKVLGL; translated from the coding sequence ATGCAGCGTTGGCGCGGAATCGATGCCACTCCGGGGAGCTGGGGGCGGTCGGTGGTAACCATCGGCGTCTTCGACGGAGTGCACCGTGGACACCAGCACGTCATCGGACGGGCCGTGGCGACCGCTCGTGAGGCCGGGGTGTCCAGTGTCGTGGTGACCTTCGATCCGCACCCGTCCGAGGTGGTGCGGCCCGGGACCCATCCCGCCGTGCTGACCGAGCTGGATCGGCGTGGGGACCTCATCGCCGAGCTCGGGGCCGACGGGTTGTGCGTGCTGCCGTTCACCCGGGAGCTGTCGCAGTTGTCGCCCCGGGACTTCGCCCGCGACATGCTGGCCGGAGGACTGGGCGCCCAGCACGTGGTGGTGGGGGAGAACTTCCGGTTCGGGCACAAGGCCGCCGGGGACACCGGGACGCTGGCCGAGCTCGGGACCGAGTTCGGGTTCACCGTCGAGGCCGTGAAGCCGGTGGGGGAGTCCGCGACGGTGTTCAGTTCGACGTTCGTGCGGTCGCGGTTGACCGACGGGGATGTCGAGGCCGCAGCTGAGGCACTGGGGCGTCCGCATCGGTTGTCCGGCATGGTGGTGCGCGGCGCGAACCGGGGCGGTACCCAGCTGGGGTTCCCGACGGCGAACCTGCGGCATGCCGAGCATGCCGCGATTCCGGCCGACGCCGTGTACGCCGGTTGGCTGACCTGGGCCGGATCGCCCGAGCCACTGGCCGCCGCGATCAGCGTCGGCACGAACCCGACGTTCCACGGCACCGGCCGCACCGTCGAGGCCCACATCCTCGACTTCGACACCGACATCTACGGCGAACCGGTGAGCCTGGACTTCGTGGCCCGGCTGCGGGAACAGCGCACCTATGACGCGCTTCCGGCGCTGATCGCGCAGATCGACGCCGATGTGATCGATACCCGCAAGGTGCTGGGCCTGTAG